The genomic region tctgacaaaaactcatcacttcacttcagaaggcctttattaaccccctggagccgtattgATTACTTTTTATGATGGATTAACTTTTTTGGGCTGCAAAATCTCATGCCcccttcactaccattataaagcttggaagagccagaatatattttaatagaactctgattgtgttagtctgaaagaagatagtcatataatactgtcctttaatttgattaatttgaatCTCCATGCCTGCACCTTCTCTGTTTTACATGGCAACATTCAAGTCTGAAACTGCCCCAACATAGCCGACAGACGGAGCAAGGAAGTAAAGGTAAGCCattttttgtaacatctttGTTTCCATCCTTTTAACTATAACGTCTATTCAATTTTAGTACTCAATTTTCTTAGATTTGTTTCTAAGATTTTTTGTTTCTCCAGGGGGCAAACGGATTAATTAATTCATcgataaaaaaaacacaatcatgattcttgtaaatatatatttgttgatGCCAACTTGTATACACCCAACGTTACTTGTTTGGTTAAAAGGTTTCTGTTACTTAtgtaaaattaaacattaaactcAGGCAGAGAAATTCAAACCAGGATTGACTAAATATGCATCCTGACAAAAGCAACTCCACAAATTATTATgttgaaagaaaaataaaataataattaaaacatttttcgtAAGTATAATTCTaatagtgattttttttcacattaattttaaaagcacATGGGGAGGAAGAATGTTAATGAACGGAACTAAATTGCTTGCAAAACGGGAGGGGGGATTCAGTGTGATCAGTTTCTTGTGCAGTCGACCGTAAAATATTCCCAAAAAGGCGTATACTTCTAATGCACAAATAGTAATTCGAAAGTTTTGTTTGACTAAGTTTGTTTGTCGCGCTTGAATCTTAGCTGTATGCTAACTTGCAAAATAAACCTTACTAGATTTATAAAAACATGCATGTAACACGACTTATCTGCATGCCCTGAAAACCCCCGTCTTTCGTCTGCACGATAAACACTTTAAAGCAGTTCTGGTAAGCATTTTTGTAttctttaataaatacataagtAAATCCAGTGGGCGAAAACACAGTGGGCTCGTGCACTTACCTATGTGGTCGGCGCCCTTAATCCATGGCTCGCTCGCGGTCATTTATCATTTACTGTTAGAAGTTCATCTCAGAGCGTTGTTACTGTGCGAATATTATTGTCGTGGAAATTATCTTTCGTGTTTAATACATTTGCTTATTTTCCTCGTGGTGGTCTGTTGTGGGGTTCTGGTGTATCCAAACACAACATCCGTAACAGACCGGAAGACCGAGAGGTCCGTGTGGTGTGGGAGACTTCTCGGGATTTAATTTATGTGTTGTACTGGAGAGTgcataaaacttaaatattgtTTTGGAAAATTGGAAACACCCACACAACATATCGTATTATATTATTAGGGTCAATGACAaattatatttgatatttaaaatagttcaaaaACGTTCTAAATTGGAAATGTTTTATGTTGGTTTGAAAAACGTAGGCCTACatcttaataaaaaaattaaaaaaaagaaaaagaaagaaagaaaaaggggatagttcacccaaaaatgaaaattctgtcatcatttactcacccttgggctatgttgttccaaacctgtatgcatttctttcttctgttgtacacaaaagaagatattttggagAATGCCAATAACCAAATGgttgatggtagccattgacttccatagtattttttttcctcgatTCCTCGAAGTCGATGGCTACCATCAATTGTCTGGTTATCGACATTctccaaaatatcttcctttgtgttcaacagaagaaagaaattcatgcgagtttggaacaacataaaggtgagtaaatgataacagctttcatttttttggtgaactatccctttaacattttaaaacactgcttattttattaataataataatacaatgtGCTAAGCAAGGTATGccaatatgcaaaaaaaaaaaaaaatccagccttttaatttatataaatatatccgGACAGTTACTTGGCTTGAATGATATgataatttagaaatgaaaaCGTTTATCATATAAttgtatttgtaatttatttttaaataaatgaatagatTCAGGAAAAAATAAGTGATGTCATTGACCAATGTGCTAACAACATATGTAAAACAAGGATACTCATTCTCATTGGTACATGCTGTTTTTATTAAGCTTTATATTACATAGTCTACATCTGTAGCTACATACATGTGGTACTAATGGTATATTTTAATCTTTACCTTTACACTTTCAATACTTTCATTTCTGTAAGCAAAGTGAAAAAGTCAATCCAATCATTTTTCTATGAAACCTCATTCTTATGCACTTGTATTAAAGCCCTCCCAGACTGTCTCCAGTTGCTTCTGGACTTGAGAGACATAGGGCTCGAACCAATTTTGTAGCTCCACTGCCTTATCCTGAACAGTGTTACGCATATTTTCTGTGGTCTTATCAAATTTCTCTTTGAGGTCCTGTATTTGTGATTCCAGTTTCTCTTTTATTCCTTCACCCTGGCTTCTCAGCAGTTCTCCAAGAGTTGTCAGCTTCTCTTCAGCACGCTGATGCACTGCAGTGAAGTAAGGCTCAAGACGATCCTTCACATCTTCCATACTCTGAGAagcacgagaacgaacctcctCAAAGTATGTTTCCATTTTCCTTTAGATCAGGGGAACATTCAGAAAAATGATTCAAAATTTAGGTTTTCATAGTTTTGTAGTATAACTTTatatatgcaattttttttataaaatatattttgtaaatgtatataaaaattaagtttatttttttatttttatctaaaAACTCGTTATGCACGACATGccccttcagccatgacttattcacaatacagcactagcctcgagtacctaattgcttttataaaacagttaccacacaatacaaatattaaagccaaaaatatgtatcaatgcaaatttcatgaagtaaactttcactaaaagacTTCCTTCTGCCGGAataaatagtccctgaccatgaacagcaacagaagttacattattagccatcagatggcggcaaagactgtctttgtgagtttgtcagtcagtagcgttTACATtgaaagactgaattgttgtgaacacggaacaagacgcaactgacaaatgctttgactagcgctgtcagtcatggtaaaaccccttaactgttaaaaggacaagataatacattggacatttaaacagattttttattatgaacataggactgactgaaggaaaatgcttaaTCTGAATGCaagtaataaactcgctcactcaatctctttctcacaatactcttctacataatacagtaagcttcagtgaacaatatcaactgagaacaaacagtttacgttgctaagagtggctGCTAAgggtgtagtgatacacagaaccgttgggtgaaccGGTCATAGTCATATCTTGAATaaaaccaatcagaatcaatcaCAGGAACTAGCCGTTTTATAATTAAGTTTAATACCATGACTTACTTGTTGATCTCTTGGATGTCCTTGTTTATACGTTTCCTTAATTTCTTGGCATAGGTGTTGGCCCTGTTCTTGGCATCTTCAGCGTTCTGTTGCACCATAGCCTGGAGCTCCTGGGTGTATTCAGTGACGCGATCCCTAGCTTCCTCCATGTGTGTGCGGAGTTTACTGGCCAGCAGTTGCAGATCTTCATTGAATTTCTGGGCAGTCTCCTGCGCATAGGGGCCCAGTTTGGAGTGCACGTCATCTTTATACATTTGCAACTCCATCATGGTGTCACTGATCAGTGTGCTGCAAAGAATTTGAAAAGAATTTCAGTATCATAAATCAGCTTTCTTGAAACTGGACTTCAATTTCCACTCAGTCTCATCTTTTCTGCAACTTTGCAAATTGAGCTGCTCAGATGTTTGCTCTGTGGTGATTTTTTGTAGCATTTACTCACTCTAATTCTCTGCCGAGCTGGGTGGCCTTGATGTTGTCCCTCATCTCCTCAGCCCTAGAGGTCAGCTCAGACACATGTTTCCAGAACTGATCCACTGCCTCTTCCCAGCGGTTCTTTGGCTCATCCTGAAACAGGAAGTTCCCCTGGCAGCCTGCAAAGTCAGAATGGAGCACAAATATTCTTTAGCGCTTTGAATATAATGAAGTTAGTACATTGTTGTAGAGCATCATCTGTACGGTCAAGGTCTCATTGAAAACCATCACATAATCCATTCAAATGATATGTCGAAGTAATCTAAGAATGATCTATGTATCAAATCAAACTATCAGCCTCTGCTGAGCCAGCTTATGGTTTGAATTTGTGAAGATTGGCATTGTTGATTGTTGCTTACCTGAAATTATAGCGAGAGCAAGGATTACAGCCACAAACTTCATGATTGGTTTTGGACAGTACACCAGACAGATCTTCCACTGTGTTCTGTAATGAGAGTTTTTGAAGCAGCTGGTATTTATATGACTTGGATCACAGTCATGTTAATAGCCATAATGTGACTATGAACAGGTGAATTGgcagcctgtgtccaaagttctTCTCTTCAGATACTTGTTTATCGCAGCATTCCATTCCACGTTGCATGATTAAGGTTCCAAAAGGACAAGATGTGTTATAATTGAAAATGGGTTTGTTAAAAATGAATGTGGTCCATTGGTTTGGGTGATCTTGCCACTTAAGTGAAAGCACAGAACCAGTGTCATATTTGAACATCAAGACAAATACATCAATAACATCAAAAATGTGTATTTGTATTGAACACAGTAGCACAAAACAAGTGAAGCAGAAAAGAGATGGACCACTCTTTAAAAAGTAAGACAGTAAAGAAATTCCTGAATgttaaaaattgtattatttcattattatgcAACAAGACATTTGCTACTAAAAAAACATCTTGCCTTGCATGATTCAAGGATCAAAGCTTATCATTTATCTCTCTTCTAATTACCATTTTATCACTTTGTACTTCACATTCACCCCCATTTGGAATGAGCATTGTAATGCTTAAAATTTAGCTGTAAGTGTTATGCACAGCAAACTAGGAACACGTTTGACCTATGTTTCCATGTTTTCTTCTGTCCATCTTGGCTTCTTTTtttacagatgttttttttttttttttttttttatgtctgtTTTACAATTACCAATCAATTACTAGAAATGTCATTGTATTTTAAAGTAACTAAAACATGAGACACCATGTCAGCAAACTGCTATTATCTCACACAAGAGAGAATATGTCTATTATCTTGAGCATTTCTTACATGAAGTCTTTGTGCAAGAGGGCCATGATAGCCATTTTGACTCTACCATGCATAGTAAATGGATTAAATATTAGGTTGTTTTGATAAAGGTATCTGTGTTATAGGCCTCAATTagagtataaatataaatttatatgcACTGTCATTTACGTAACTGACATTATAAGGCTTATTGCCTGTTTatcacatttaatttattattattacctaaCATACAGGGGTTGGACAATGGAACTGAAACACTGGGCAGTATAGTGTTGAAGGTTTCACGCCAATATATGTGTGGCTTGGTGGCCAATCTTTACTGATTTTACATTCTATCAGTAAGAGCAGAGTGTGAAGGTTAAATAGCAATAGCACAGCTGTACATAAAATACTGCAAACGGCACAACATAATGGGAGACATATCAGAGTTCAAAAGAGGACAAATTGTTGGTGCTCATCTTGCTGGCTCATCGGTGTCCAAAGTCTCTGTGATGTATCGAAAGCTATGGTATCCAGGGTAATGTCGGTATACCAGGATGTACCATATCCAATAGGAGTGACTGTTTGACTCTCCTGTTTCCACCAAAACTGTTCATTGGGACCTCCACACAATCAATATTCATGGTCGGGCTGCTATAGCCAAACCTTTGTTCACTCATGCCAATgtcaaatgtcagttttattGGTGCCAACAGTCCAAATCTCAGTCTGTGGACAATGTAAACATGTATTGTTCTTTGATGAGTCCACCTTCACAGTCTTTCTTTtcttaaatctagactaaaaacgcatctctttaacctggcatacacataacacattatatatttatattttcaaatccgttaaaggattattaggctgcataaattagttcagccggaaccgggaacacttcctataacaccagatgtacttgttacatcataaaaagaatggcatctacgctaatattagtctttctgtttatcccgaggtttaccgtagtcaaccggattcgggggcgtttccagatgagaccgaggaccggtgccttgacacgaccacaacgcagccctgtatcagcagagatcgagtcgactagatcatccattgtgaagacatcatcaacacgacagccagtgccacagtttcctcaaatttataatcacgattattaatcatgtttattctatcaaaagagtaatgtaactatggctattttgcaagttctttaccaacctacacttcacccaaaaggcctgtaggtggcacaaagacttaaatttaaccaactaagataacttcgttagatggtaaatcaatacaaaacgtactcggttactaacgtaacctcggttccctgagatacggaacgagtactgcgtatggggaaaggtctccctttttccccgctgctgaagcctttttcaataacgcagtgtaactgcaccgtcattggttcactcatagacaagttgttgaaccaatggcctatggcgacaaagcgcgcgaatattcccgccgaaatgggcggggtatagggctatataagcaggcgtttcggcataggatttcagtgtcaatcgactgaagcgacgaccctgagccgcagcctcgtggcacggcaagtgacgcagtactcgttccgtatctcagggaaccgaggttacgttagtaaccgagtacgttccctttcgatacttcactcgtactgcgtatggggaacgaattcaaccacgccgtgccacggctgggaacgatatagcttgcatttggccaaccCAGAGGGGGGccaaaaggacaagcggaggcaaagcttaaccgaacccatggttacactgaaggaagatacttcctatggtggcgtgaagcgggacttGTTGaaggccgctaatcacaccgacaggacccgagcttgtaaggtcgggacatcgaggtgatagaacctgacaaaggtggacggcgaagaccagccggccgcctcacagatgtcttggatggaaactccgttggaccaagcccacgaggaagccattcctctagtcgagtgggccctgactcctatggggcaattagtgcccagtgaggagtagcacaggttaatagcatccactatccaacaggaaatgcgttgtttcgagaccggagaccctttggtgcggccgccaaaacaaacaaaaagctgatccgactgtctgaaagactgtgatcggtctatgtaggtcctcaatgccctgactgggcagagtagctgcagctctggttcgtccgccgagggaggaagagcagagagcgagacgacctgagctctaaacggagttgagagcactttagggacgtagccatgcctaggtttcagaacgaccttagagtcaccaggcccgaattcgaggcatgcagggttcacggagagggcctgcaaatcgccaacacgctttaccgatgctagtgctagtagcagagcggtttttagcgttaggggcctgaggtcggctgaacccattggttcaaatggggctcctttaaaggccctgaggaccaacgagaggtcccaggagggaatagtgagagggcgaggaggattcaaacacctagcacctctcaaaaaacggatcacaagcccgtttcgtcccaccgattggccagcaacaggagcgtggaacgctgcaatggctgctacgtaaaccttaagcgtggaaggggagcgccccatttccaagcgttcttggaggaaagacagtatggaagatacgtcactctccacagggtctatgttgcgtgttgaacaccaatcaacaaagactgaccacttctggtcgtagaggcgcctcgtagacggggctctagcctgagaaatggtatttaggacgtcctcggggaggctagtcggctcccatcgagggaccagaggtgcagagcccagagctgcggctgtgggtgccagattgttctgtttgcctgagagaggaggtcacgtctcaggggaatcggccacggggctctcagagagagcctgaatagctctgaggaccaaacctggttcctccagagcggggccaccagaaggactctgtgctggtcttctctgatacgcctgatgacctgggggatcagtgcgatcggagggaaagcataaaggagcgtgctgggccatgtgtgggccagagcatctacttccttcgagaaaaatgttgggcaatgagagttgtcttctgaggcgaagaagtctacctctgccttcccgaagagctcccagatcgtgaggaccacttgggggtggagcatccactcgtcggaggggatgttgctccgtgacaacatgtccgcacccagattgttcctgccaggaacatgagtcgctctgagcgactgaagcctcggaagagcccattccagcagacgtttcgccagagcgcataagcggctggacgaaagaccgccttggtggtttaggtatgacaccaccgtcatactgtctgaccgaactagaacatgacgtcccgtcaagtaagcctgaaagaactgaagggctttcatcactgctagcatctctagacagttgatgtgtagatggctttcctcgtggctccacgagccgaaggccggtctgccctcgcacactgCGCCCcggcccaagttggaggcgtctgttgagagcaccgtcctccgtgagaccgcccgAAAAGGGACTCCGCgctggaaccatactggatccatccaaggtttcagggctagaagacaggcccgattgaccttgagacataggcggccgtgccgccatgcgctgggaggaacccggaacttcaaccagtactgaagaggccgcatccgaagaaggcctagctgcagcaccggggaggcggaagccatcagccctagcagcctctggaaaaacttcagagggagataggctttgttcgtgacagatgccgtgagctgctgaattgccagggcgcgctctggcgagactactgccgtcatacggaccgagtcgaaaactgctcccagaaacgacattcgttgagtggggcatagcgagctcttggctaagttgaccctgagacccaggcattgtagatggctgaggagcacggatctgtggcgttccagctcgactcgcgaacgggctaagatgagccagtcgtcgagataattcagaacccggattcccatctgtctcagaggggaaagcgccgcgtccatgcacttggtgaaagtgcggggagccagagacagcccgaagggcaggaccgtatattggtatgccaccccttcgtaagcgaatctcaagaatcgtctgtgacgggggctatctggatgtgaaaatacgcatccttcaggtccagcgagcagaaccagtcctcggggcaaatgtgcgcgaggatctgcttcagcgtcagcattttgaacttccgtctcatgagtgagtgattcaaaagcctgaggtctaggatgggtctgagactgccatcctttttggggaccagaaagtagcggctgtaaaagcctgtctcgctctctgacggaggaaccgtttccacagctcctttttccagcaacgacatgacttcggcccggaggacatgagcgtcgtccggattgaccgacgtttgaagc from Chanodichthys erythropterus isolate Z2021 chromosome 15, ASM2448905v1, whole genome shotgun sequence harbors:
- the apoea gene encoding apolipoprotein Ea, with amino-acid sequence MKFVAVILALAIISGCQGNFLFQDEPKNRWEEAVDQFWKHVSELTSRAEEMRDNIKATQLGRELDTLISDTMMELQMYKDDVHSKLGPYAQETAQKFNEDLQLLASKLRTHMEEARDRVTEYTQELQAMVQQNAEDAKNRANTYAKKLRKRINKDIQEINKKMETYFEEVRSRASQSMEDVKDRLEPYFTAVHQRAEEKLTTLGELLRSQGEGIKEKLESQIQDLKEKFDKTTENMRNTVQDKAVELQNWFEPYVSQVQKQLETVWEGFNTSA